The Trichoderma atroviride chromosome 5, complete sequence genome contains a region encoding:
- a CDS encoding uncharacterized protein (EggNog:ENOG41~SECRETED:SignalP(1-23)), producing MLFNRLIPVFAAAVQALPQPASASCRDVQIPITVSTPRFILATSLKDDWDAAALSLNLTRRDFSKASDPLPISGSTAAAMKSTYTVGATLCGNGGPTLILTHGIIESKLYWRPNFPGSEKYNFVDAAIAQGYSVLYYDRIGVGSSPKVNSFTDAQFQVEVAVLEGLVNYAKTKAHASKIALVGHSYGSYISSAAASHVAVDSLVLTGYSGTFDYFPPFIAGAGFRVAKLQNPARWGQLDSGYITSSDLYAETYVYYAAPYFERSVAEWTYNVASEPFAVGELPSLLATTVDYSAIKAPVLVLQGQFDVSACGGNCVGVVNGTKDIFTGAKVLEYVDNLPAGHNLNFHKVAPQAFQKIFKFLKAQGV from the exons ATGCTCTTCAACCGATTAATTCCCGTTTTCGCTGCGGCGGTCCAAGCACTGCCGCAGCCAGCCTCAGCTAGTTGCCGAGATGTTCAGATCCCGATTACCGTATCAACGCCTCGATTCATTCTGGCAACGTCGCTCAAAGATGATTgggatgctgctgcgctgaGCCTCAACTTGACTCGTCGAGATTTCAGTAAGGCGAGCGATCCTCTTCCCATTAGTGGATCCACTGCGGCTGCTATGAAGAGCACTTACACCGTGGGCGCCACATTGTGCGGCAATGGAGGACCGACGTTGATACTTACACATGGAATCATCGAATCTAAGCT TTACTGGCGACCCAACTTTCCAGGCAGTGAAAAGTACAACTTTGTcgatgctgctattgctcAAGGCTATTCAGTCCTCTACTACGACCGCATTGGCGTTGGATCATCACCAAA AGTCAACTCGTTCACAGACGCACAATTCCAGGTCGAAGTTGCCGTGCTAGAGGGCCTCGTCAACTACGCCAAAACCAAAGCTCATGCTAGCAAGATTGCTCTTGTCGGCCACAGTTACGGCTCCTACATTTCTtccgcagcagcctctcaTGTCGCCGTCGACAGTCTCGTATTGACCGGCTACAGTGGCACTTTTGACTACTTCCCCCCTTTTATTGCAGGCGCCGGCTTCCGCGTTGCCAAGTTGCAGAACCCTGCGCGGTGGGGGCAGTTGGATTCTGGATACATCACCAGCTCGGATTTGTATGCCGAGACTTATGTCTACTATGCGGCTCCGTACTTTGAGCGCAGCGTTGCTGAGTGGACTTACAATGTTGCCAGCGAGCCATTTGCGGTTGGCGAACTTCCCTCGCTGTTGGCTACCACGGTTGACTACAGCGCAATCAAGGCGCCTGTCTTGGTGCTCCAGGGCCAGTTTGACGTTTCTGCCTGTGGCGGCAACTGCGTCGGCGTTGTAAATGGCACAAAGGATATATTCACGGGAGCTAAAGTCCTTGAGTATGTTGACAATTTGCCAGCAGG TCACAATCTCAACTTTCACAAGGTTGCCCCGCAAGCGTTCCAGAAGATCTTCAAGTTCTTGAAGGCGCAGGGTGTTTGA
- a CDS encoding uncharacterized protein (EggNog:ENOG41) yields MSSSHRNLVHRHAQSILSGNTRPLAPGETCLYSYYEPSLTSGLHHVKVSQTIEAPADPRDSDQNTQKDAIEAIEQAFIAAAPRFSLQPGAVDSVFPKPGTQAEHTVLPHIVLTDPHLPWSRSPSAAHLPPDEDEKTDGSRTTWLALMVFSIEELQMGQADIDDIMRYVPNDSGAKREQSETGALRMMARDTPKLNGAINTTVFNKIVDAKDAAESTDVVVLPGQLFTALFTEPGGDGSRLNVASYKHMAHVRHIGTDGMANAGSKDDDALFSIVISRRTGLIDSDLPTPLVVHLLSLVFDEKMPVPTVNDRVAMTSLHSWTYTCLPSQNVGGKFELLTNLGQDLNVLRTRDNSQPKPFVTGDASEDLSIADLIEARKADGYTLSPTRTVTGEVTAALLRGPLVPKRVKRPLRDGFTMQSNHGSDLAIFDNKLGLLDITYSSAWQLGKKLAMADEPFCAALARLRSAVHGRGLDGSKQEIHALFGDDGHERRTKTADSMIDLVQGLVDINASLHASGGAATSLARTRWRHQDEEEISLKSIDKLSQNSPHISARMSSQSDAAALMLAMSDKRGVMHEYNIAASPDYAYIYSWILNKVHLANVPANSLIPDPLSLPQETLRFFFIDDNWIDALIDGALSLANHWGYTPDMDKSRIAIKLAINERLRTPDESLGGWHVPMPRYGFLLRSQLLVQFPDIAVEAVFSETRSEPISKTGGNSGSQTPANTPPKQPILVQKGLAPDTMYCLFDAAPPDLRRIILRMPPHQQFFKIGQKLTNEKLAVTWKKLYTTTEGPSTAQPGDTVGSTDFEPTGKPAPVFDWSLRTLDPESFVTFLVNREREGREKEFSDEEPTSAVLGLQLNNPILELDIGDVFVKQQ; encoded by the coding sequence ATGTCCTCTTCACATCGCAATCTTGTCCATCGACACGCTCAGAGCATTCTCTCTGGGAATACTCGCCCGCTGGCCCCAGGAGAAACCTGTCTCTATTCTTACTACGAACCTTCTCTCACCAGCGGCCTTCATCATGTCAAAGTCAGCCAAACAATCGAGGCACCAGCAGACCCCAGGGATTCTGATCAGAATACTCAAAAAGACGCAATCGAAGCCATTGAGCAGGCCTTCATTGCCGCTGCCCCTCGATTCTCTCTTCAGCCAGGAGCCGTTGACTCCGTTTTTCCTAAGCCCGGGACACAGGCGGAACATACAGTTCTGCCTCACATTGTTCTTACCGATCCGCATTTACCGTGGAGTAGAAGCCCATCAGCAGCACATCTTCCTCctgatgaagacgagaaaacAGATGGAAGTCGAACTACATGGCTTGCTCTGATGGTCTTTTCAATAGAAGAGCTTCAAATGGGCCAAGCTGACATTGATGATATCATGCGCTATGTGCCCAACGATTCGGGCGCAAAGCGCGAACAGAGTGAGACGGGCGctttgaggatgatggctcGTGATACACCGAAGCTGAATGGAGCAATCAATACGACTGTTTTTAACAAAATTGTAGATGCAAAAGACGCGGCTGAGTCTACTGATGTGGTGGTGTTGCCAGGCCAGCTATTTACGGCTTTGTTTACAGAGCCAGGCGGTGATGGTAGCAGGCTCAACGTGGCATCTTACAAACACATGGCTCATGTGAGACATATAGGAACAGACGGCATGGCAAATGCTGGTtccaaagatgatgatgcactATTCAGTATTGTCATCAGCCGTCGTACAGGCCTGATCGACTCCGATCTGCCCACGCCGTTGGTTGTTCACCTCTTGTCCCTTGTCTTTGACGAGAAGATGCCAGTTCCCACAGTCAACGACCGTGTAGCTATGACAAGTCTCCATAGCTGGACCTACACCTGTCTTCCATCACAAAATGTAGGCGGTAAATTTGAACTTTTGACTAATCTAGGGCAAGATTTGAACGTTTTAAGGACTAGAGACAATTCTCAGCCTAAGCCATTCGTCACTGGTGATGCCTCTGAAGACTTATCCATAGCTGATCTTATCGAAGCCCGGAAGGCTGACGGATACACGCTCTCGCCCACCCGCACAGTTACTGGCGAAGTGACTGCTGCGTTATTGCGCGGGCCTCTTGTGCCGAAGCGGGTCAAGCGTCCGCTACGAGATGGGTTTACGATGCAATCAAATCACGGCAGCGACCTGGCAATTTTCGATAACAAGCTTGGCCTTCTTGATATAACCTACTCGAGTGCCTGGCAGCTgggcaagaagctggccatggcggatGAGCCCTTCTGTGCTGCCCTTGCTCGATTACGGAGTGCAGTGCACGGTCGTGGCTTGGACGGCTCGAAACAAGAGATTCATGCTCTCTTTGGAGACGATGGACATGAACGTCGCACGAAAACAGCGGACAGTATGATCGATCTGGTTCAAGGCCTTGTTGATATCAACGCCAGCTTGCATGCATCTGGCGGTGCTGCGACGTCTCTCGCTCGAACCCGGTGGCGtcatcaagatgaagaggagataTCCCTCAAGAGCATTGATAAGCTCTCCCAAAACTCACCTCACATCTCAGCCCGCATGTCGTCCCAATCagacgcagcagctctcATGCTCGCCATGTCAGATAAAAGGGGCGTCATGCACGAGTACAACATAGCTGCTAGTCCCGACTATGCCTACATATACTCTTGGATCCTTAATAAAGTACATCTTGCCAATGTGCCTGCTAATTCTCTTATACCGGACCCTTTGTCTCTCCCGCAGGAAACTCTTCGGTTCTTCTTCATTGATGACAATTGGATTGATGCATTGATTGATGGAGCTCTGAGTCTGGCAAACCACTGGGGCTATACGCCAGATATGGACAAGTCGCGCATCGCTATCAAACTTGCTATTAATGAGCGTCTTCGAACTCCAGATGAGTCTCTTGGAGGCTGGCATGTTCCAATGCCTCGATACGGATTCCTATTACGCAGTCAACTACTCGTCCAGTTCCCAGATATTGCAGTCGAAGCAGTCTTCTCCGAGACCCGAAGTGAGCCGATATCGAAGACTGGAGGTAACTCCGGATCACAAACTCCTGCGAACACGCCTCCCAAGCAGCCTATCCTTGTTCAGAAGGGGCTGGCTCCAGATACCATGTACTGCCTATTCGATGCCGCGCCACCAGACCTCCGCCGAATCATCCTAAGAATGCCTCCACACCAACAGTTTTTCAAGATTGGACAGAAACTGACCAACGAGAAGCTGGCAGTGACGTGGAAGAAGCTCTATACGACAACGGAGGGGCCGAGCACTGCTCAACCAGGCGATACAGTTGGCTCTACTGACTTTGAGCCTACCGGAAAACCAGCGCCCGTGTTTGACTGGAGCCTACGGACACTTGACCCAGAGAGCTTTGTAACATTTTTGGTTAATCGTGAGCGCGAagggagggagaaggagttTTCTGATGAGGAGCCAACTTCGGCAGTGCTTGGACTGCAGCTGAACAATCCAATCCTTGAGCTGGATATCGGTGATGTATTTGTTAAACAGCAATGA
- a CDS encoding uncharacterized protein (EggNog:ENOG41) produces the protein MTAPYVYSVRLTLDLWLVTICINAEIGARSSVLGPPMPGRVHVDFGVFGFGIDFGNRDAALTEGIANKPTLEKFRALVRKSATSAATGVPMIGDWADVQSQEDGNAEAPEDKTSESFLFNCSSGLLLDNSVPDNSSSKSALPGSKK, from the coding sequence ATGACGGCACCGTATGTGTATAGCGTCCGACTTACTCTCGACTTGTGGCTCGTCACCATCTGCATCAATGCCGAGATTGGCGCCCGGTCGAGTGTGTTGGGTCCGCCAATGCCTGGTAGAGTTCACGTCGACTTTGGGGTCTTTGGCTTCGGCATTGACTTTGGCAATCGCGATGCTGCGCTGACCGAGGGCATAGCTAATAAACCAACTCTCGAGAAGTTCAGGGCGTTGGTTCGTAAGAGTGCAACATCTGCAGCAACAGGTGTGCCCATGATAGGTGACTGGGCTGATGTTCAATCTCAGGAGGATGGCAATGCTGAAGCACCCGAGGACAAGACTTCTGAGAGCTTTCTCTTCAACTGCTCGTCGGGTTTGCTCCTAGATAACAGCGTTCCTGATAACTCTTCATCTAAGAGTGCGTTGCCTGGATCCAAGAAATGA